A window from Pseudobutyrivibrio ruminis HUN009 encodes these proteins:
- the accC gene encoding acetyl-CoA carboxylase biotin carboxylase subunit: MFKRILIANRGEIAVRIIRACMEMNIESVAVYSTADKDSLHVKLATKSICIGPARAADSYLNMDAIITAAQVMECDALHPGFGFLSENSAFVRKCNEAGITFIGPTADAMDALGNKAAARKMMMKAGVPVVPGSDGPVADYSKLEKIAKKIGYPVLIKASAGGGGRGMRRVYKPEDLKKLFDEAKAETMACFNDDEMYLEKLIVNPRHIEFQILADEHGNVIHLGERDCSIQRKNQKLIEESPCMYINEDLRKSMGKAAVAAAKAANYTNAGTVEFVLDEKNHYYFIEMNTRIQVEHGVTEAVTGIDLIKQQIRIAFHEPLKIRQKDVNIKGHAMECRINAEDPAKNFMANTGKITFLNVPGGPGVRVDTLLYNGYETSPFYDSMMAKIIVHAPTRLETIRRMRRALLELVTDGIKTNGDFDYLLLHHPDFIKGNYNVSFIEEHLDEILSWDKAASEYPEDNE, encoded by the coding sequence ATGTTTAAGCGTATTTTGATTGCTAATCGTGGTGAGATTGCAGTTCGAATAATCAGAGCTTGTATGGAAATGAATATTGAGTCAGTTGCAGTTTATTCAACTGCTGACAAAGATTCTCTTCATGTGAAGCTTGCTACTAAAAGTATTTGTATTGGTCCAGCCCGAGCAGCAGATAGTTACTTGAATATGGATGCTATTATCACTGCTGCTCAGGTTATGGAATGTGATGCTTTACACCCAGGCTTCGGATTCCTTTCAGAGAATTCTGCATTCGTAAGAAAATGCAACGAGGCTGGAATCACATTTATTGGCCCAACAGCTGATGCAATGGATGCCTTGGGAAATAAGGCAGCAGCACGAAAAATGATGATGAAAGCAGGAGTTCCTGTAGTTCCAGGATCTGATGGTCCAGTTGCGGACTACAGCAAACTAGAAAAAATAGCTAAAAAGATTGGCTATCCTGTTTTGATTAAGGCCAGTGCAGGTGGCGGCGGACGTGGAATGCGTCGTGTCTATAAACCGGAGGATTTGAAAAAGCTTTTCGATGAAGCAAAGGCAGAAACAATGGCTTGCTTCAATGACGATGAAATGTATCTGGAAAAGCTGATTGTAAATCCTAGACACATTGAATTCCAAATTTTAGCAGATGAGCACGGTAATGTGATTCATCTAGGGGAGCGCGACTGTTCAATTCAGCGAAAGAATCAGAAGCTGATTGAAGAAAGTCCATGTATGTATATAAACGAAGACTTACGAAAGTCTATGGGAAAGGCGGCAGTTGCTGCGGCAAAAGCAGCCAACTACACAAATGCTGGTACTGTAGAATTCGTCTTGGATGAAAAGAATCATTACTATTTCATCGAGATGAACACAAGAATTCAAGTGGAACATGGCGTTACCGAAGCCGTTACCGGAATTGACCTTATCAAACAACAGATTAGGATAGCTTTTCATGAGCCATTAAAAATTAGGCAGAAGGATGTAAACATCAAAGGCCACGCCATGGAGTGCAGAATAAATGCAGAAGATCCGGCAAAGAATTTTATGGCTAACACAGGCAAAATTACTTTTTTAAATGTGCCTGGAGGACCTGGAGTCAGAGTGGACACACTTTTGTACAACGGATATGAAACCAGTCCATTTTATGATTCCATGATGGCAAAGATAATTGTTCATGCACCTACGCGACTTGAAACAATCAGACGTATGCGAAGAGCTCTTTTAGAGCTTGTTACAGATGGAATCAAAACAAATGGAGATTTTGATTACCTGTTGTTGCATCACCCTGATTTTATAAAGGGAAATTACAATGTTAGCTTTATCGAGGAGCATTTGGATGAAATCCTATCCTGGGATAAAGCTGCATCAGAATATCCAGAGGATAATGAATGA
- a CDS encoding acyl carrier protein: MFETVKEVIIDTLSCAAEKVTMEANLFDDLGADSLDAVELSLAVEEKTGITIDEDAMAEIKTVADIVNYLEAHK, encoded by the coding sequence ATGTTTGAAACAGTAAAGGAAGTAATTATTGATACACTTAGCTGCGCAGCAGAGAAAGTTACTATGGAGGCAAATCTATTTGATGATCTTGGTGCTGATTCCCTTGATGCAGTAGAGCTTTCTCTTGCAGTTGAAGAAAAAACAGGTATCACAATTGATGAAGATGCAATGGCTGAAATTAAGACAGTTGCAGATATCGTAAATTACTTAGAGGCACATAAATAA
- the fabD gene encoding ACP S-malonyltransferase, giving the protein MLGFVYAGQGSQRVGMGQDFYGKYDSFRETIDKATEVVSKVTDMDVAEVSFNGPIEQLSQTAYTQPAMVAFAIGVTKLLKEAGINADYTCGLSLGEYSALYEAGVVDEATIMELIAKRGKYMAEASQGLNVKMAAVLGMDRETVLECCEKACEATDGERVVQAANFNCPGQIVISGHSSAVDMASAFLKEAGAKRILPLKVSGPFHTKLMKPAGDKLAQEFKSVDFKAEKTKVIFNCLGREKNQDEEVANLLEKQVQSSVYMEDSIRYMAEAGVDTFVEIGPGKAISKFITKTVDNAKVYSIDTVEDFENIVKELGA; this is encoded by the coding sequence ATGTTAGGTTTTGTTTATGCAGGTCAAGGTTCTCAAAGAGTGGGGATGGGCCAGGATTTTTATGGCAAATACGATAGTTTTAGGGAGACTATAGATAAAGCAACTGAGGTTGTAAGCAAAGTTACTGATATGGATGTAGCGGAGGTCTCATTTAATGGGCCAATTGAGCAGCTTTCGCAGACTGCATATACTCAGCCTGCCATGGTTGCCTTTGCAATTGGAGTAACTAAGCTTCTTAAGGAAGCAGGTATCAATGCTGATTACACATGTGGACTTAGCCTTGGAGAATACTCAGCTTTATATGAGGCTGGTGTTGTAGATGAAGCAACTATCATGGAGCTGATTGCAAAAAGAGGTAAGTATATGGCAGAGGCTTCGCAAGGGCTTAATGTCAAAATGGCTGCTGTTCTTGGAATGGACCGAGAGACAGTATTAGAATGCTGTGAAAAAGCATGTGAAGCAACAGATGGCGAGCGTGTAGTTCAGGCGGCAAACTTTAATTGCCCAGGTCAGATTGTTATATCTGGACATTCAAGTGCTGTGGATATGGCTAGTGCATTCCTTAAGGAGGCAGGAGCGAAAAGGATTCTTCCATTAAAGGTTAGTGGACCATTCCATACAAAGCTTATGAAGCCTGCAGGAGATAAGCTTGCCCAGGAATTTAAATCAGTGGACTTTAAGGCTGAGAAAACAAAGGTTATTTTCAATTGCCTTGGAAGAGAAAAAAATCAGGATGAAGAGGTTGCTAATCTTCTAGAAAAGCAGGTGCAGTCATCTGTTTATATGGAAGATTCAATTAGATATATGGCGGAAGCCGGTGTGGATACTTTTGTGGAAATCGGACCAGGAAAAGCAATAAGTAAGTTTATAACTAAGACTGTTGATAATGCAAAAGTATATTCAATCGATACAGTTGAGGATTTTGAAAACATTGTAAAGGAGCTTGGAGCATGA
- the fabF gene encoding beta-ketoacyl-ACP synthase II, whose amino-acid sequence MKRRVVITGMGTVNPLGNSVEDTWKAVKEGKCGIGPITHFDTSELKVKLAGEVKNFDAAEILGPKESKRMDVYTQYACAAAKEAFADAGIDVENENMDRFGCIVSSGIGGLSTIATEHSKGEEKGYSRISPYFIPMSISNMAAGQIAIMYGLKGMCTSVVTACASSNNAIGDAFHRIRDGYEDAMLCGGAEGVVMPLAIGGFQSMKALCTSENPNRASIPFDKERHGFVMGEGAGILVLEELEHAQARGAKIYAEVIGYGSNCDAYHITAPNPEGEGGAKCMALAVADAGIEMTDVDYINAHGTSTSLNDAGETLAIKKAFGEHAYKLMVSSTKSMTGHLLGAAGAVEGIITALALKDGFVPATINYLEKDEACDLDYVPNIGRKADINVALSNALGFGGHNASIVFRRF is encoded by the coding sequence ATGAAGCGTAGAGTAGTAATTACTGGAATGGGTACAGTAAACCCCCTTGGCAATTCAGTAGAAGATACATGGAAGGCTGTAAAAGAGGGGAAATGCGGTATTGGCCCTATTACACATTTTGATACATCAGAATTAAAAGTTAAGCTTGCCGGCGAGGTTAAGAATTTTGATGCAGCAGAGATTTTAGGTCCTAAGGAATCTAAGCGTATGGATGTTTACACACAGTATGCTTGCGCTGCGGCAAAGGAAGCATTTGCTGATGCTGGAATTGATGTTGAAAATGAAAACATGGACAGATTTGGATGCATCGTTTCATCAGGTATTGGCGGTCTTTCTACCATAGCTACAGAGCACTCAAAGGGTGAGGAAAAAGGCTACAGTAGAATCTCCCCTTATTTCATTCCTATGTCTATCAGCAATATGGCGGCTGGACAGATAGCCATAATGTATGGACTTAAGGGAATGTGCACATCGGTAGTTACTGCATGTGCCAGCTCAAATAATGCTATTGGTGACGCATTCCACAGAATTCGTGATGGATATGAGGATGCTATGCTGTGCGGAGGTGCGGAAGGGGTTGTTATGCCGCTTGCCATTGGTGGCTTCCAGTCTATGAAGGCCCTCTGTACAAGCGAAAATCCTAACCGTGCTTCTATTCCATTTGATAAGGAGCGTCATGGATTTGTTATGGGCGAAGGTGCAGGTATTCTTGTGCTTGAGGAATTAGAACACGCGCAGGCACGTGGAGCAAAAATATATGCTGAGGTAATTGGCTACGGTTCAAACTGCGATGCTTATCATATCACTGCACCAAATCCAGAAGGAGAGGGCGGTGCAAAATGTATGGCTCTTGCGGTAGCCGATGCTGGAATTGAAATGACTGATGTGGATTATATCAATGCTCATGGAACAAGCACAAGCTTAAATGATGCAGGAGAAACTCTTGCTATTAAAAAGGCTTTTGGGGAGCATGCATATAAGCTTATGGTAAGCTCAACAAAATCTATGACAGGACATTTGCTTGGTGCAGCAGGTGCTGTAGAAGGAATTATCACAGCGTTGGCTTTAAAGGATGGTTTTGTTCCGGCGACAATCAATTATCTTGAAAAGGATGAAGCTTGTGATTTGGATTATGTGCCAAATATCGGAAGAAAAGCAGATATAAATGTAGCATTATCAAATGCTCTAGGTTTTGGTGGGCACAATGCATCAATTGTATTTAGGAGGTTTTAA
- a CDS encoding acetyl-CoA carboxylase carboxyltransferase subunit beta — protein sequence MISAVDQRKNKFNRYKDLRENPTDMLEPAIKPVKEYDVWDRLNDIADEGTFEEFKFSFPETNPLEFEGYVEKKEALRTEINLHDAIIAGTCQIDGYKIVIAIMNKKFMMASMGMELGEIVCRSAEYAMKNKLPLIIFTASGGARMQEGILSLMQMAKTSAVIQKFKEAGGLYITVLTHPTTGGVSASFATLGDITLAEPGALIGFAGPRVIEQTIGQKLPEGFQRAEFLEEHGFVDQIVKREDMKNTLGKLLKLHS from the coding sequence ATGATAAGTGCTGTAGATCAAAGAAAAAACAAATTCAATAGATACAAAGATTTGCGCGAAAACCCAACAGATATGTTGGAGCCAGCCATCAAGCCTGTAAAGGAATATGATGTGTGGGACAGACTTAATGACATTGCAGATGAGGGCACCTTTGAAGAGTTCAAGTTCAGCTTTCCTGAAACAAATCCTCTTGAATTTGAGGGATATGTTGAAAAGAAAGAGGCACTGCGAACAGAGATAAATCTTCATGATGCAATCATCGCAGGTACATGTCAGATTGATGGCTACAAGATTGTGATTGCCATAATGAACAAGAAATTTATGATGGCATCCATGGGAATGGAGCTTGGAGAAATAGTTTGCAGATCTGCTGAATATGCAATGAAAAATAAACTACCACTGATAATATTCACAGCAAGCGGTGGAGCCAGAATGCAGGAAGGAATTCTTAGCCTTATGCAAATGGCGAAAACCAGCGCTGTAATCCAAAAGTTCAAAGAAGCTGGTGGATTATATATTACAGTTCTCACTCATCCAACTACAGGTGGCGTCAGCGCAAGCTTTGCTACTTTAGGAGATATTACTTTAGCTGAACCAGGTGCTCTTATCGGGTTTGCAGGGCCACGAGTTATTGAACAGACAATTGGTCAAAAGCTGCCTGAAGGATTCCAGAGAGCGGAATTTTTGGAAGAGCACGGATTTGTGGATCAGATAGTTAAGCGGGAGGATATGAAAAACACTCTTGGAAAGCTGCTGAAGCTTCACAGTTAA
- the accB gene encoding acetyl-CoA carboxylase biotin carboxyl carrier protein: MELKDVKELLKAFDESNSSYLSVEIDNTKIKLKKYSEQKVIVENATQVCEQLSPAHNNDNVDNGPEIEIDGEQVLAPLVGVFYAAPSPEEDAYVQVGDTVKKGQVLCLIEAMKMMSEITAPKDGVIKKIFVKNQDVVEFEQPLFLIGD; this comes from the coding sequence ATGGAATTAAAAGATGTAAAAGAACTTTTGAAGGCATTTGATGAAAGCAATAGTTCTTATCTGTCAGTGGAAATAGACAATACAAAAATAAAGCTGAAAAAGTATTCTGAGCAGAAGGTTATTGTGGAGAATGCCACACAGGTATGTGAACAATTATCACCTGCACATAATAATGATAATGTGGATAACGGCCCAGAAATAGAAATCGATGGTGAACAAGTATTGGCACCTTTGGTAGGAGTTTTTTATGCAGCTCCTTCACCAGAAGAGGATGCTTATGTACAGGTAGGGGATACAGTCAAAAAAGGACAGGTTCTCTGCTTAATTGAAGCCATGAAAATGATGAGTGAAATCACCGCACCAAAGGACGGAGTAATCAAAAAAATCTTTGTAAAGAATCAGGATGTGGTGGAGTTTGAACAGCCACTATTCTTAATAGGAGATTAG
- the accA gene encoding acetyl-CoA carboxylase carboxyl transferase subunit alpha, whose amino-acid sequence MKAIDRVLNARDKDRPKITDYIDNLFTDFFEQKGDFLGKEDASIYGGIAMFHGKPVTVLGHRKGRTAEENMTCNFGMPGPEGYRKALRLMKQAEKFGRPVITFVDTPGAYPGLEAEMYGQAQAIANNLAQMSDIKVPIITIVTGEGSSGGALGIAVANKVYMLENAIYSVLSPEGFASILWHDSSKRDEAAEVMKLTAKDLLEFGVIDGIISERGTGFELVSETDNVDKYSRLYGRIDKQISSALKELENKSAEQLITHRYEKFRYFDKEYLEETTSERMENV is encoded by the coding sequence ATGAAGGCTATTGATAGAGTTTTAAACGCACGAGATAAAGACAGACCAAAGATTACAGATTATATAGATAATCTGTTTACGGATTTTTTTGAGCAAAAGGGAGATTTTTTAGGTAAGGAAGATGCCAGTATATATGGTGGAATAGCAATGTTTCACGGCAAGCCTGTGACTGTTCTTGGTCATCGCAAGGGACGCACAGCAGAGGAAAATATGACATGTAATTTTGGAATGCCAGGGCCGGAAGGTTACAGAAAAGCATTGCGATTGATGAAGCAGGCAGAAAAGTTTGGCAGGCCAGTTATTACATTTGTGGATACCCCAGGAGCATATCCGGGACTTGAAGCAGAAATGTATGGACAAGCTCAGGCTATTGCAAACAACCTGGCCCAAATGAGTGATATAAAGGTTCCTATCATTACCATAGTTACAGGTGAGGGAAGCAGTGGTGGAGCTCTAGGAATAGCAGTGGCAAACAAGGTTTATATGCTGGAAAATGCCATTTATTCTGTTCTTTCACCAGAAGGTTTTGCATCCATCCTTTGGCACGATAGTTCAAAGAGGGATGAGGCAGCAGAAGTGATGAAGCTTACAGCAAAGGATCTTTTAGAATTTGGTGTAATAGATGGAATCATTTCTGAACGTGGCACTGGTTTCGAGCTTGTGTCAGAAACAGACAATGTTGATAAATACAGCAGATTATATGGAAGAATCGATAAACAAATTTCTTCGGCATTGAAGGAACTAGAGAATAAAAGTGCAGAACAGTTGATTACTCACAGATATGAAAAGTTCAGATATTTCGACAAGGAATATTTGGAGGAAACAACTTCAGAAAGAATGGAAAATGTGTAA
- a CDS encoding nitronate monooxygenase, producing MKLRDLTGTKYSIIQGGMANIATGEFAAAVSNAGGLGLVASGGMNAEALREQIRICKSKTDKPFGVNLMLMNPDVDNIAQMLIEEKVQFITTGAGNPGKYMAGWKAMGAKVFPVVASVALAKIMVRAGADAIIAEGGESGGHVGDMTTMTLLPQVVAAVDVLVIAAGGIASGEQMAAAMLLGACGVQIGTCLLVSEECPIHDNYKQALIKAKDNATTVTGRSQGAPVRIIKNEMAREYLKLEAEGADRERLEQITLGGLRRAVVDGDILRGSVMAGQVCGQLKEVRPVAEILEELNRGAVEALQNAASIEL from the coding sequence ATGAAACTTAGAGATTTAACAGGTACAAAGTATTCAATTATTCAGGGCGGCATGGCGAATATCGCTACAGGCGAGTTTGCCGCGGCGGTTTCTAATGCTGGCGGACTTGGCTTAGTAGCCAGTGGCGGTATGAATGCTGAAGCCTTGAGAGAACAAATAAGAATTTGCAAAAGCAAAACAGATAAGCCATTTGGTGTGAATTTGATGTTGATGAATCCAGACGTGGATAATATCGCCCAGATGCTTATTGAGGAAAAGGTACAGTTCATTACAACAGGCGCAGGCAATCCTGGTAAGTATATGGCTGGTTGGAAAGCAATGGGAGCAAAGGTATTTCCGGTAGTTGCATCTGTTGCTTTGGCAAAAATTATGGTAAGAGCTGGTGCAGATGCCATTATTGCGGAAGGTGGAGAGTCAGGTGGTCATGTAGGTGACATGACAACAATGACATTGCTTCCACAGGTAGTTGCAGCAGTGGATGTACTAGTAATTGCAGCAGGTGGAATTGCATCAGGGGAGCAGATGGCAGCGGCCATGTTGCTTGGTGCATGTGGTGTGCAGATTGGCACATGTCTTCTTGTTTCAGAGGAGTGCCCAATTCACGACAATTACAAGCAGGCTCTTATTAAGGCAAAGGATAATGCAACAACTGTGACTGGAAGATCACAGGGCGCACCAGTTCGTATCATCAAAAACGAAATGGCAAGAGAGTATTTAAAGCTTGAGGCCGAGGGGGCAGACAGAGAGCGACTGGAACAGATTACCCTTGGTGGCCTTCGCAGAGCTGTAGTTGACGGAGATATCCTTCGTGGTTCAGTGATGGCTGGCCAGGTTTGCGGCCAACTCAAAGAGGTCCGTCCCGTAGCAGAGATTTTGGAGGAACTCAACCGTGGTGCCGTAGAAGCACTACAAAATGCTGCCTCCATCGAGCTTTAG
- a CDS encoding beta-ketoacyl-ACP synthase III, with protein MTGIRILGTGAYAPKKLVSNDDLAKIVETSDEWIKQRTGMSVRHHVTGDENHTYLAEMAAKEAIENAGINKDEIGVVVVCTVSADYFSPSAACLIQGRLGLSNDIIAIDIGAGCSGFIFGMETIRALMMARDAKYGLLIGAEVLSKKMDMTDRSTCVLFGDGAAAVVVEPADSLYTSVIGVDGDEEMINIKSPDGYIHMDGQGTYKFAVATVPKVIEQAVNKANLTYDEIDYFVLHQANLRIIESIAKKVNQPMDKFVVNIDKYGNTSAASVGLALDEAVKGGKIKKGDKVLMCAFGAGRTWGAVVLQW; from the coding sequence ATGACTGGAATAAGGATTTTAGGAACAGGAGCCTATGCTCCAAAGAAGCTTGTTAGTAATGATGATTTGGCAAAAATCGTTGAAACAAGTGATGAGTGGATAAAGCAAAGAACTGGCATGAGCGTAAGACATCATGTCACCGGTGATGAGAATCATACATATCTTGCAGAAATGGCTGCTAAGGAAGCTATCGAAAACGCAGGAATTAATAAAGACGAGATTGGCGTAGTTGTTGTTTGCACGGTGTCAGCTGATTATTTTTCTCCTTCAGCTGCATGTTTAATTCAGGGAAGACTTGGGCTGTCAAATGACATTATCGCTATCGATATTGGAGCTGGATGTTCAGGGTTTATTTTTGGAATGGAGACAATCAGAGCCCTTATGATGGCTAGAGATGCCAAGTATGGTCTTTTGATTGGAGCCGAAGTCCTTTCTAAAAAAATGGACATGACAGACAGAAGCACCTGTGTATTATTCGGAGATGGAGCAGCAGCAGTTGTTGTTGAGCCGGCTGATTCGCTATATACATCAGTTATTGGCGTGGATGGTGATGAGGAAATGATTAACATCAAATCTCCAGATGGTTACATTCACATGGATGGTCAGGGTACATACAAATTTGCAGTGGCAACAGTTCCAAAGGTGATTGAGCAGGCAGTTAATAAAGCGAATTTAACCTACGATGAAATTGATTATTTTGTATTGCATCAGGCAAATCTTAGAATCATAGAGTCCATAGCAAAAAAAGTTAATCAGCCAATGGACAAATTCGTAGTAAACATAGATAAATATGGCAACACCTCTGCAGCCAGCGTAGGCCTGGCATTGGATGAGGCTGTCAAAGGCGGAAAGATTAAAAAAGGAGACAAGGTACTGATGTGCGCCTTCGGCGCCGGCCGAACATGGGGCGCCGTGGTACTGCAGTGGTAG
- the fabG gene encoding 3-oxoacyl-[acyl-carrier-protein] reductase — protein sequence MSVALVTGGSRGIGRVIAEHLAKSGINVAICYSGNENAAQETIEACKKHGVQAMYVKADVSNADDVTEMFNQIKELMGPVEILINNAGITRDGLLLRMSEADYDAVLDTNLKGTFLCTKAAIKDMMKARSGRIINITSIVGVQGNAGQANYSASKAGVIGFTKSVAREYGSKGITVNAVAPGFIQTAMTDQLPDNVKEAYLKQIPLARFGTPEDVADVVDFLASDKASYITGQVIEVTGGM from the coding sequence ATGAGTGTAGCACTAGTTACAGGTGGTAGCAGGGGAATAGGCAGAGTTATTGCTGAGCATTTGGCAAAATCTGGTATTAATGTTGCAATTTGCTATTCAGGAAATGAGAACGCAGCACAGGAAACTATTGAAGCCTGCAAAAAGCATGGCGTTCAGGCTATGTATGTCAAGGCAGATGTAAGTAATGCTGATGACGTTACAGAAATGTTTAATCAAATAAAAGAATTGATGGGACCAGTGGAAATCCTTATTAACAATGCAGGAATTACAAGAGATGGTCTCCTCCTAAGAATGAGTGAGGCAGATTATGATGCAGTTCTTGATACAAACCTTAAGGGAACTTTCCTATGCACAAAGGCTGCTATAAAGGACATGATGAAGGCCAGAAGTGGTCGAATTATCAATATCACTTCTATTGTAGGTGTCCAGGGAAATGCTGGACAGGCAAATTATAGCGCAAGTAAAGCAGGTGTTATCGGATTTACGAAGTCAGTTGCTAGAGAATATGGTTCTAAAGGCATTACCGTAAATGCGGTAGCTCCAGGATTTATTCAGACGGCTATGACAGATCAGCTGCCAGACAATGTAAAGGAAGCTTATTTGAAGCAAATTCCTTTGGCAAGATTTGGAACACCAGAGGATGTAGCAGATGTTGTAGATTTTCTGGCATCAGACAAAGCATCTTATATTACAGGACAGGTAATAGAAGTAACTGGAGGAATGTAA